The genomic stretch ACGTTCTCCTATAtttctttataactttataactaAAATCCCTATAAATCTATAAAGGCAATTTCTTTGTGTATATTTGTCTTCAGGGCATTTCAAGAAATTCTGATTAAATTTGCATTCTTAAATGTTCAACTTCACTGATAAACATGTATTAAAACGTTAGTTTGGTTGAAGCTCATAGCAATATTGTTCGTCAAAATACTAAACAATGTACTGTTGTCAAATTTTACTGGATTGCCCCCTTTGAATTAATAGTGGTTGTAATGGAAGGCCTTTCTGTAAACTGACAGTGCAAAAAAGATATATCAATTGGGAATTCtgatattaacaaatatacatCGTATTTattaaaatactgaactcaaagatAAATTCAAACGGGAGAATTTATAAAACGGAACAACTGGGAAACAACTGTACTATCATTTTGCCGACTTAGATTAGGCATGTTCAAGTAAATTATGGTTTAGACCTGATTATTTAACTAGATAAATCCCCGACTGTCAAGACGTATGTGCTGCAATAAATTGTTCAATATGTTTAATTGTTTACAAACGTACCTGATTGTGTCCTTGGTATGTCTGTGATGCTTCCTTAAACCTTAAACGGAacaacaaatagttatcaaaggtaccaggattataatttagtacgccagacgcgcgtttcgtctacataagactcatcagtgacgctcatatcaaaatatttataaagccaaacaagtaaaaagttgaagagcattgaggatccaaaagtccaaaaagttgtgccaaatacggctaaggtaatctatgcctgggataagaaaatccttattttcggtaaattcaaagttttgtaaacaggaaatttataaaatgaccacattaatgatattcatgtcaacaccgaagtgtcgactactgggctggtgataccctcggggacgaaacgtccaccagcagtggcatcgacccagtggtgtaaatagttatcaaaggtaccaggattataatttagtacgccagacgcgcgtttcgtctacataagactcatcagtgacgctcatatcaaaatatttataaagccaaacaagtaaaaagttgaagagcattgaggatccaaaagtccaaaaagttgtgccaaatacggctaaggtaatctatgcctgggataagaaaatccttattttcggtaaattcaaagttttgtaaacaggaaatttataaaatgaccacatttatgatattcatgtcaacaccgaagtgtcgactactgggctggtgataccctcggggacgaaacgtccaccagcagtggcatcgacccagtggtgtaaatagttatcaaaggtaccaggattataatttattacgccagacgcgcgtttcgtctacataagactcatcagtgacgctcatatcaaaatatttataaagccaaacaagtaaaaagttgaagagcattgaggatccaaaagtccaaaaagttgtgccaaatacggctaaggtaatctatgcctgggataagaaaatccttattttcggtaaattcaaagttttgtaaacaggaaatttataaaatgaccacattaatgatattcatgtcaaattGTATTGTTTTATCTTTCATCTttgttatatagttatcaaaagtaccaggattataattttatacgccagacgcgcgtttcgtctacataagactcatcagtgacgctcagatcaaaatagttaaaaagccaaataaatacaaagttataACTTTTATTACTAATAAACTGATGGGAAATTATGTTGAaatgttttttaatattaattcatATGCAAGGGAAGAGgactttgttttttatttacaaattctgTTTGTGATGGCGTCAGTTTTTGAGTCATTtgtatgtttgaaatttttagtCTGTTGTGTTGTGTATCTGTGAATCCTAATTATCGGTACTTTTATATGTAACAATAACAAGATCtgatgggttttttttgggtATTGCTCCCTATTATTTTGTTTCTCAATTTATtggaggtatatatatatatatattagtgttgtcaacgattaaccggttaaccggttaaccgttcgaacgaccgaataccgaatatcaaaaacgctaaccggttaaccggtcttttttttcaatttcaatagatttgatataaatttgtattgaaatcattaaatatttatgttgTCTTaaaaaattgtcgtcgtggtaattaatttgacagatcaattgtccagtttattgattgctattgttaatccaaaaatataaaattaattagtacTTGTTTATCAGCTCGGGGCAAGATAttaaggaaacataattagttacatgttttattaacagtaactttaaaacAGTAATCCGATTAAATcctacgatttacttcattattatatttttgatctaatattgtgtagacctacatctgaatgtgcaatctccgtcgtgcaaatctttgtcatattttaaacgaaaaactaactcaaaaactataaaaaaaaaaaaaaaaaaaaccaacgtgAATGTAAACAGTATATACTTGATGCACggataaatcaattaaaattaacatACTTCACATTATTTTCGGAAACAAcaagtgaaaatgaaagaatcatcGGTATCAGACATATTCAAATCTACGagatcaagattttttttaaatttttattctgaagttagtacaaacgccatagttgataccgtgtatttgattaaaaaattaaaacttcgACAGGAATCTTTACAGACAAGCTAAGCCTTATAATACCAAAGGACAAACTTCTATTCATGGTATTATAAAAACGTAAAAGTATGacttatatctatgtgtagggtactattgaaAAGACTTTCAAACATCACTTAAagtaccggttaaccggttaatcggtcgaacgattatccgagtaaccggttaggcaaaagtgtacgatttgacaacactaatatatatatttataaaaacaaatgtcatacaAGTGTCAGATTAAACTACATATTAACCATGCTTATCACACAATTTCCCTTGGTCAGGAGCAATACAGTTGTTTCCAATTCGTTCTATTGGTAGATCAGCCTGtcattagctcacctggcctaaaaaggccatgtgagcttttctcatcacttggcgtccgtcgtcgtcgtcgtcgtctatcgtcgttaacaatttttcaaacatcttctcctctgaaactacaaaatggatttgaatgaaacttagcatgattgttccttagagtatcctgcacaaagtgtgtgcttcgatttttgatccgtcaaaaaacatggccgccgtttaAAAAacgtaaaaatgttcattaggtcaagatctatcagccctgaaattttcagatgaatcaaacaaaccattgttgggttgctgccacttaattggtaattttaaggaaattttgcagtttttggtcattatcttgaatattattatagataaagataaactgtaaaaagcaaaaatgatcagcaaaataagatctacaaataagttaatatgaccaaaattgtccattgaccccttaaggggttattgtcctttaatgacaatttttcacaatttgttcatcatatttgctaactttaaaaaatcttctcctctgaaactgctgaatggatttggatgaaacttagcatgattgttccttagattatcctgcacaaagtgtgtgcttcgatttttgatccgtcaaaaaacatggccgccgttacttaaaatagaacataggggtcaaatgcagtttttggcctatatctaaaaaacgaaagcatttagagcaaatctgacatggggtaaaatgttcattaggtcaagatctatcagccctgaaattttcagatgaatcaaacaaatcattgttgggttgctgccacttaattggtaattttaaggaaattttgcagtttttggtcattatcttaactattattatagatacagataaactgttaataacaaaaatgttaagcaaagtctacaaataagtcaatttgatcaaaattgtcaattgacctcttaatgagttattgccctttaaagacttttttcacaatttgttcatcatgttgacttactttaaaaaatcttctcctttgaaactgctgtatcaatttcagccaaacttaggctaaatgagttttagagtttcagagtatctagtataaattttatatttcatttccttgtatgtcaagaaacatagctcctatggctaaaatagaacataggagaaaatgattttttttttttgcttttgaagaaaataggacgattcaaagaacatttaaataaattgaaaagccaaaataatcattgatacattgtatgagattaaaccaaaaaaattcaggtgagcgattcaggctcttgagagcctcttgttttttttaatttccattttgtttttgttaaaccgtttttacaatcaaatataaAAGTTTATAATCATCTTACATCAACACATTTGCACATGTGTATAATATTGTGTGTGCAGTATCCTCTATACTAAACAATCGCATACCGAATAAATTTCAGTTTGAATCATGCTGAATAAAGGTTTACTAAGTtagataacatcaaaatgacgaATTCAGAAATACAGTTTCGTTTTATCAagataaagatatatttttatcgagatctcgatatatttaaccgagataacgatttaataatacgagatctcgatataataaTCCGTGATCTCGATATCATAAATTGGGATAACGATATAATTATCTGACatctcgatataacaatttcgttttatcgagataacgatatatgtTTTTtcgagatctcggtaaaacgataatgttttatcgtgatctcgaattaaaaaaaaacatattttctatttttttgtgcgtccccttacggcttccgtaGTTCACCGATTGATCAGCCATGTTGTGTTGCTTGTagtttatttatcattataagcTGCGTAATAATAATAGTTTGTTTAGTTCAAAAATACGTTACTACTTGTTTATTTCCTGTTAAGAATGCGTTCCTGGAGAAGTGGAATATCACGAGTTCCAGTTGCTGTACAAGTATGTTGGTGTCAATGCAAATGAACATATGTACCTTTTTTCTTCAGCCTTATAATGATAACGATGAATATGATAGATACAAGTACCAAAAGAACGCCTAATATAGGTCCGACCATAGTAGCTGAAGAGGAGCATGATGAACTGTTTTCATTTGAATTCTCTatattcaaaaaaatgaaaaacaaaattatgataataataataagttTCACTTTAATAAATAGTGTCTATCAAATTAAAGTcttcaaaacattttcaaaatcttatagTAGACTTATTGCGTTTCAAGAATTTTGACACATTATATTCAAAAAATTATAGTTACAAATTCCAAAGCATGAGTAAAACAGCCTTTTAAATGCAATATTATATGCCTTTTAAATTTATCTTTAGCAAGCACGAACCTTAATATTGTTGTAAACTTTTGCATCCATTGAATATACATGGTCGCATTTCAATCCAATGTAAACAAGCGACGCAGAATGTAATTCTAAACCTATGCAaagttatttaaatcatttaaaaaaatggtaattATACGTATTTAAGCAAACTCTTTGCGCTTGCTTAAATTTAACAGTTAATGAAGACTTATTGTGTAAATACCTCCTGGAGAATTACCCAATCCCAAGTACGGTTTCTTCGTGGACGAAATCAAGTTTGTCACATTTTGCGACCCTTCTTTTCCAGTTATCATAGTTGCAGAACTACCCCATCTTAAATATGATTTATCCGTTGTTGTCATTATATCTGTTGCATTGAGAGATCCTACACTTGTATTCGTCAGATTACTTCTTGTAGAATTATCTGATCCCCAGTACGGTTTCTCCGTTGTAGACATCAAGTCTGTTACATTAGAAGATTCTATTGTACCAGTTGGAAGAATACTTCTGGTTAATTCATCCTGTCCCAAATACGATTTTTCCGTTGATGAAACTTGATTGAATCCCATTCTGAAATGGATGCTGATCTTTATCGAAtgtaaaatgatatttgtttttcgttcatttttcgtACATAAATTAGGTAGTTAGTTaactagtttgaattgttttacattgtcattttggggccttttatggATGACTATGCAGTAAGGGTGTTcatcgttgttgaaggccgtacggtgatctatagctgttaatttcagtgtcatgTGGTCtattatggagagttgtctcattggcattgaaaccacatctttttttatatgtaattttaaatatgtaccacaccaacaaacgacaactaatgaAATACACGCTCCTGACTTgtggaaaaaaagtaaaatcacaaaataactgaactccaaggaaaatttaaaacggaaactCCCTGgtcaattttaaaaatcaaaagcccttacacatcgaacgaatggatgactgtcatattcctgacttggaacatgaATTTTcgtaagtagaaaatggtggattaaacctggttttatagctagctaaacctctcacttgtacgacagtcgcatcaaattccattttattgacaacgatgcgcgctcaaaacaaacagacattgtagacaaaaataacaataatacagcAGCAAACATTTGGTTAAAATCCTTATCACTATAAAAAACAAGAAGCACAAAATGACATGTTAGTACaacacaaatttaccataatacaatatcacaataacgggatgtataagtacagagccacgtcatatatgtaacgATGAAATATAAAAAGGTAACATAGAAAAGtacataacaaaaatgaaagacgatcAACAAACACATTGTTGAAGTAACAccaaaaggcatataaacaaagcacaaTAGCAAAGCGAACGACACGAATATACGAGAATATTATAAACGATAATGACAGAATGTACAAGTATCGCAGGCACGGGGACAACATGGCTCTAACGTTGTATCGCGCGTATGACGCCATGAATataaacgtcacacaggtagaaTTCTAAATTCATGTCCTTCAAATCATGAAAATAATATAGTCTTCAGTTCTTAAGGCAAATCCTCTGCCGCTTGTCTAtagtataattgtttatttcctCTAAAACAAAAGAGCCACGTCATTATTCATAAAAGAAACACAACAGGACATAAAGTATTAGAACATATGAAAGACCAGAATACCAAAACTATAAAGAACAATGACACAAAAGCgagatgtttaagtacagagccacgtctgGGACAGGCACTATCATACAAAATGTGGCGAGATATAACATGTTGGCGCGAGCCAAACCGTTTCCCTAACttgggatagtggtgtaacagtacaacataagaatgaactattaaaatcagttgaaaaaggcagATGGATTTTTGAACAAGGAAAGAAATCGTAAAAGTATGTACAATTCACCTATATTCTGATTAATTGTTGATTCAAAATAGGAATATGTATATTGGCTTATTTAAGCCTTTTGTAATGGCTGCCGTCATGATAAGGCAAAATGGCTTCAATGCAAATTAGCAAAGTACCCCATATTGTGCCATATGATTTTGATCTAGTGTTTTGAATTGCCATATAGATGTTTTGTTTGCCCTACAGTGTTTTGTTTTGCCATTGGGATGTTTTGTTTTACcctaaatatgttttgtttttgccACAGAGATGTACTGTTTTGCTATAGAGAGGTTTTGTTTTGCCAGAGCGATAGCGATATCGTGTATTGACATGGAGGTTTTAGTTGTGTTTCATAGAAAGTcagaatataataaataaatacttaCGTTTAATGATATTTGCTATAGAGATGTTTTGTTTTGCCAGAGCGATAGCGATATCGTGTGTTGACATTGAGGTTTTATTTGTGTTTCATAGAAAGTtagaatataataaataaatacttaCGTTTAATGATGTTTCTTCACTACAAAATGTCTTCATGTACAACAATGTATGTATTCACTAAAGTAAACAAGATACTTAAAATTGACTTATCGGAAACAAAGCAATGTCATTTACCGACTTAGTTAACTAAATGTTTTGTCAATTGAATCGTTGAATAacaggaaataaaaataaatgtaacatTCTTCCTTcacttgtaaatatattttatggtGAAATATCTTGAACCAAATAGATGTTTTcacatatgaaataaaaattagtttttaaaaCTTACTAATAAGATGtatttgtaattataaaataGCTATTATgttacaggggcggatgcaggaattttcgaagggggggggggtgctaacccagggcacccagggcaaagggggggggtgcaaaacatatgtcccgatacaaatgcattgatcggcaaaaataaaggggggtgcgcacccccggaacccccccccccttggatccgccactgtgttaAAAAAACAAGGCTCTCGTCTGACGTCAATAAGTTTTGTATGAAGGTAGTTGTATAATTAcaaatgagacagcaatccagctaaacaaatacaaataaaaactaaAGAATCTATTGGCCTTTGAATATGAGCTTATTCATATGTTATAGAATGCTACTTGGTTAATGTTAGAACGTGGAAAGTTTACACGTCGGATGCCACATgcggagcagtatctgcttactcttccggagcacttgagaacactcctagtttttggtgggtttcgtacTGCTTACTCTTTAGTTTTCCATATTGTTTCATGTGTTGTATTGTTTGcctgttttcatttttagccaggcgttgtcagtttatttgcgatttatgagtttgactgtccctctggtatctttcgtccctcttttacacttgtgtcaattattttaaaatgccGTAttgtgacatatagttgttaactcctacgtcatttggtttctggtgtagagttgtctcattggcaatcatatcgcaTCTTCTTACAGTTATATAGTATATATTATAGTCATATTAAAACCAACATTTTTAGAGTTGTCGTTCTTCCACTTGTTAATGTCTTTCATCTGAATGATTTGTtgggtatttttgtttgttttgcttgTATTTCTAATTTGTTAATGAATAAAAGAAGAGAGTGCATGAGGTTAACGTTAATGAAACAATAAGCTAACGACACACAAGTACATGTAACAAACGCATCATTTAGCTTGTTTACCTGCTTCAATATTTTATACAGTGGAGTGTGATCGTAAAACTATACGAATTGGTACTGGTGTTCGTAATACGGCATGGATTACGATTAAAACAAGATGTATCAGAAATTCATTTAAATGCCTTTGGGTTGGAATTGGCGcgattgaatgaatgaatgaataatttatTTGCGAAAGCATGAATAATATGCTATGGCAATACATAAACAAGTATATACAATGTGACAAAACAACAGATAGCAGAGaacaatacataatataataaaggTACAATTAATTCACAATACATGATCTAATTTTCCAAGCATATTTTAGATAGTTACAAAGTTTAattgtgattgattttgattttgcttgaagtaaatgaaaaagtttaaaattatttaatcttaTGCATATGTCACATTCCGTGGATGATCAATGTTTCGGATTTTGTAGTGTAATATTGTCTACTTTCAATAAACAAATTTGACCTCACGCTTATTTAGTAGATCCCTTTTGTTTCTAATCTTTccctatattttatatttctgttttcctgaataagaataagaataagaattttattagtataaaatccaaacaataggattgttactaaaatatacaacaaaaacaaacaaacagacagtggcatattaaatacaaaacgatagtcattaaacactacaaacatgtagcattgaaagaaaaacaaaaacatagattattattattaattataatactatttttgacagcatgcctcctctttaaaattatcaataaaaatattatgcttatgttataaaaaatatgttataatatatataacattataagttaagCCATCAATTACACAGTTCATATATTGACATTATAATTGTTTCTTTCATTATACATTTCACTTATGTAGTTAACAATGATAAGTAAAATATCACATTCTTCgcaggaaaatataaaatcaaatttgttttcttcactcattgaattaaaacaggGACCTGAAAGACAAAAAAGCAacgtaattttaaaaaaatgtttgaaaaaaaacttcactcatcagatggatacatatAAATATACCTATTACAAACACacgtggacgtggccgggtacttggacatcccaacaacaaaaacaccaagtccagatctgagaatactcgcagttactgacaaatTGTTTAAAGTTAATTTTGCAATTGTATAATAAAAGTATGATAAGAATCATAAGATAAGACACCATTGACAAATTACGATACAAATATAATCACGAAAAAATACCAAAAACTAAGGCTACTTTGGCCTTGCAAGTCATTTCATGAACGCCACGAAATGACTGTATATTACCAGGGACGAAAAATATATACATGGCCCAGAAAAAACTTTTATATACACTATTTAGATCTATGGCAAAGTGGCGAAAATGAGTAACCCTCGCCAAATAAACCCACTATTTTCCTCGGGCGCattgcatttgcgccaatttttgaaaattacaatctttcatttgcgccacacggttatatttcatttgcgccaaaaaataaaaaaaatatttgcgcCATGTGTTATGATCACGCTTATTTATAACAGAACTGTGTTTCATtaaggttttaacattacttgtgTGGTTTAATGTCGACTGATTTCTGaggaatatatttaatttttcaaacacaaacttttagtatcaaaagtttttttttaaatatatgttttatactatttacctgtatttacctgtaatattggcgcaattgaaaggttttattttggcgcaaatgaaattttgtttgtggcgcaaatgaaatgccaattggcgcaaaaACAAAGCACCGGTTTTCCTCACATGTTTGCAAGTGTTTTACTACTGAATATTAACTGGGCTTATAAAACAGCTGTTTAATGTGGCAAACATGGGCCCCCACTCTAAAAACTAATGAAATAAACCATGCATCTAGTTATCTTTGATTGCATAACTGTTGTTTAAAGGTTCTTTTAAGTTTTTAAAGTAATGTTCTGTGctgaaaagtttcagaaatgttTAAAGATGTATCTCATTGCAGAGCAGATCTGAAACATTTAATCTGTTATTCCTGGTTGAAATGAAACTACTTTTGTAGCTTTTTGTTTTAAACACAAATACACTTTTGAACAAATTGAATCAGACTATCGAATGCTTTGTACCAAAATGTGGTGCAATATGCAAATATTTCGATGTCTTTACTGTGACACTTTCAATTCAGTTGGGTATTTTTCCCCTATAATCTCTGAACTTGTCGACTTAATTTATTACAGTTTGGGGATAGATTGAGTTCAAAATTAAACtgattaatttctgaattaaaataatttacaaagacattATCTTCACAAGATAACGACATCATAATACTGTTATATGATGTTACTATAAACGGATAAATTTGTTCTATTTGTAGATCAATagaattttatttaaagaaatgataaatGTTCATGTGATAAGTCAATGGTCTATGTTATATATATGTGGACGAAGAGTAACTGTTCACCtcggtttgttttgttttatttttatttttatgtcccacctacgatagtagaggggcattatgttttctggtctgtgcctcctttcgtctgtgcgtccgtctgtgcgtccgtccgtccgttcgtcccacttcaggttaaagtttttggtcaaggtagtttttgatgaagctgaagtccaatcaacttgaaacttagtacacatgttccttatgatatgatctttcttattttaaaacaaaattaaacttttgaccccattttcatggtccactgaacatagaaattaaaagtgcgagtttcaggttaaagtttttggtcaaggtagtttttgatgaagctgaagtccaatcaacttgaaacttagtacacatgttcccttttggttgatctttttacttttaaggccaaattagattttttacccaatttcacggtccattgaacatggaaaatgataatgcgagtggggcatccgtgtactttggacacattcttgttggccttgattttgtctttctttcttcgacctgtgatttttttttgtccagtACCATCACATTTCTTACTTTTTATAGAAGCGAGCCTATATTTTGTAaaccttttttatgtttttaagcttccctaatattttatatttctgctGTTAAAAACTCTTTTGAGTTAGTGTCACTATTTATAAATCTAACTTAAAACTAAATTGCactataataatttataaatcttactTAAAATCAAATTGCACTA from Mytilus edulis chromosome 7, xbMytEdul2.2, whole genome shotgun sequence encodes the following:
- the LOC139529721 gene encoding mucin-19-like isoform X2, coding for MGFNQVSSTEKSYLGQDELTRSILPTGTIESSNVTDLMSTTEKPYWGSDNSTRSNLTNTSVGSLNATDIMTTTDKSYLRWGSSATMITGKEGSQNVTNLISSTKKPYLGLGNSPGGLRKHHRHTKDTIRTYDDIGSIPADHIYTAMQQSSGRDSYIQPRSPYINHHTNTLIGKIEEHEFTEGESEDNQYSQMKDQHHYVDIIA
- the LOC139529721 gene encoding uncharacterized protein isoform X1, with product MGFNQVSSTEKSYLGQDELTRSILPTGTIESSNVTDLMSTTEKPYWGSDNSTRSNLTNTSVGSLNATDIMTTTDKSYLRWGSSATMITGKEGSQNVTNLISSTKKPYLGLGNSPGENSNENSSSCSSSATMVGPILGVLLVLVSIIFIVIIIRLKKKGLRKHHRHTKDTIRTYDDIGSIPADHIYTAMQQSSGRDSYIQPRSPYINHHTNTLIGKIEEHEFTEGESEDNQYSQMKDQHHYVDIIA